A window from Phaeocystidibacter marisrubri encodes these proteins:
- a CDS encoding DUF6615 family protein translates to MAYEESLMLMLKKAASEVYHSMRVVSSRNEQPIAQLREEALTSILLKVLVEEACNYTDVELACRNLNVNESKTGVDIELWLGNDDEKYLRFFIQAKSYQNSTDGLSSYPHVTAAQCEQLIDFAREKKAIPLYVFYQHIEDPISFKDCNLIDDLSNLSESGVILRSAFDVKALIHKESLPFDSLIQKSGDFNFEGASAEIILNSLRDSDLGFPFLLKSLAKINPDRAEDVNERLKEINFRSNLGLFLLLFPGFMDDGKKVPIHKVKKEKILMLSSEYKEVKHLVIINNHNFRYDNRIKNIDAVLND, encoded by the coding sequence ATGGCGTATGAAGAATCATTGATGTTGATGCTAAAAAAAGCCGCTTCGGAAGTTTATCATTCAATGCGCGTGGTTAGTTCTCGAAATGAGCAGCCCATTGCTCAATTGAGAGAAGAAGCGCTAACATCTATTCTGCTAAAGGTGCTAGTTGAAGAGGCCTGTAACTACACAGATGTTGAGTTAGCCTGTAGGAATTTGAATGTTAATGAGTCCAAGACAGGGGTTGATATTGAACTATGGCTTGGGAATGACGATGAAAAATATTTGAGATTTTTTATTCAAGCCAAGAGTTATCAGAATTCGACAGATGGTCTATCGTCATATCCTCATGTTACAGCAGCTCAGTGCGAGCAATTGATAGACTTTGCTCGAGAAAAGAAGGCAATACCTTTGTATGTCTTTTATCAGCATATTGAAGATCCGATTTCATTTAAAGACTGTAATCTAATAGATGATTTATCTAATCTGTCAGAAAGTGGTGTTATACTACGCTCAGCATTTGATGTTAAGGCACTGATTCATAAAGAGAGCTTACCATTTGATTCACTCATTCAAAAAAGCGGTGATTTTAATTTTGAAGGTGCCTCAGCTGAGATAATCTTAAATTCTTTGAGAGATAGTGATTTAGGTTTTCCATTTCTGTTGAAATCTCTTGCTAAGATAAATCCGGATAGAGCTGAAGACGTTAATGAGAGATTGAAAGAGATTAACTTTCGAAGTAACCTGGGATTGTTCTTACTGTTATTTCCAGGCTTTATGGATGACGGGAAAAAAGTGCCAATTCATAAAGTAAAAAAAGAGAAAATTTTAATGTTAAGCTCAGAGTACAAGGAGGTAAAACACCTAGTGATAATCAATAATCATAATTTCCGGTACGATAACAGAATCAAGAATATTGATGCTGTATTGAATGATTGA
- a CDS encoding M43 family zinc metalloprotease — protein sequence MNIWYSPYGLLLDPYSNTLSLGQAYLPIPSSLAGLEPYSIPVTLLRATNQLASDSTDGLIIYSDTVLPTNLTHEIGHYLGLFHTFQGGCFSLYGDYCSDTPRTTRNDTCQSGSCTFGFPPGMIENFMDYTYNCHSLFTKDQKDRMHVALLAPRRPDIQPLRYLNNNEWFALDTYEPNNSASIAREVFNAGSGSTIDTTLSSRIFHAGDVDWFEISLQEEGTLTVSLTELSKNYDLELFELDGSPNWYSGSYNSSATSEQIVFNKQNNSHRTIGIKVSNSNQEYDRCSPYSLRIQWQSNSDCSSLNATASASSASSYSTNDGTASIHITGGASPYQILWSNGSVDTSLSNLTTGVYQVVVTDSNGCSASDLVYVGVQGLSTPSCFGTQTLTSNSGNFTDGSDTSNYQNNSFCSWHVNPSSNNSSIIFSINQLDLALGDTLFIYNGSSTNSLPVASLVSGSITSSVSTASEAYILFKSNDTITSRGWDISYQARALSSGPGINLYEYWFDDNQISRIRTYTSPKQNLLIDRNINTSQLSAGVHTVHFRFQYLDQTWSSVYSEYFIKRPVQTDENKRITRFEYWFDDDAQNRKTLYRSLNQSWTINDIPTESLTLGVHVLHARSQDNSGRWSSVISQHFIKNQIDHASTNLMTMYRYWFNNDTITIKSVQLSPPSTILNLSTTLDLSSLPIGSNVLHLQSKDSTGKWSSILSDTINKLPNPVADFSFTNPDCTSKSVIFTNLSTESTDYVWQFGDGQSDTATSPTHIYALPGRYTVTLRSLYQPYGVDSLISKVITVGANTFDTLTVSSCDSFTSPISLLTYTSSGFYSDTLSNQYQCDSIVTTDLTIHQTKSYNDTAISCGPYTSPTGLVYSISGDYSDTLSSLNTCDSVVYTHLTINNAANTSQTVNACVSYTSPSNKIYTSSGTYSDTLTANSGCDSIIQTNLTIYSRSYSSLTVSSCDSFISPMGNVYVSSGNYSDTLTNSAGCDSVISINLTISPSAFVSLNDTACERYVSPTGNVYLQSGLYVDTIARTSGCDSIIETNLVILPKSTGQIQVTSCNQYISPLGRVLTSSGNYVDTLHNANGCDSILNISLTIEKIDTSVTQAGTTLLANQSGASYQWLDCNNGMTPIIGEVNQLFKPTNNGSYAVSITRGTCIDTSSCHVISAIGLHEGVTLGPDRVFPNPSKGDFTIEMRSPISGVVITVYDASGKLISTNQHPNGQIFNVIINAPIGAYMIKVESSETLRIFQVVKKD from the coding sequence ATGAACATTTGGTACTCTCCATATGGCTTGTTACTCGATCCGTACTCAAATACTCTAAGCTTAGGGCAAGCATACCTTCCTATTCCCAGCAGCTTGGCAGGACTAGAACCGTATAGTATTCCCGTAACCTTATTACGCGCTACAAACCAATTGGCCTCGGATTCTACTGATGGACTAATAATATATTCTGACACTGTACTTCCAACTAATTTAACACATGAAATTGGTCACTACCTTGGCCTGTTTCATACATTCCAAGGTGGTTGTTTTAGTCTGTACGGAGATTACTGTAGCGACACACCCAGAACAACACGTAATGATACATGCCAAAGTGGTTCCTGCACTTTTGGCTTTCCGCCTGGGATGATTGAAAACTTCATGGACTACACCTACAACTGCCACAGTCTTTTCACGAAAGACCAGAAAGATAGGATGCACGTCGCTCTGCTTGCTCCACGACGTCCAGACATTCAACCGCTTCGCTATTTAAACAACAATGAATGGTTCGCGCTTGACACCTATGAACCTAATAACAGTGCATCTATAGCTAGAGAAGTATTTAACGCTGGCTCAGGATCTACTATAGATACGACACTCTCATCTAGGATCTTTCATGCTGGAGACGTAGACTGGTTTGAAATTTCACTCCAAGAGGAAGGAACATTAACGGTTAGCCTAACCGAGCTTTCAAAGAATTATGACCTAGAACTATTTGAATTAGACGGTTCACCTAATTGGTACAGCGGTTCGTATAATTCAAGTGCTACTTCAGAGCAAATCGTATTCAACAAACAAAATAACTCACATCGAACAATAGGCATAAAAGTTTCTAACTCCAATCAAGAATACGATAGATGCTCACCATATTCTCTACGAATTCAATGGCAATCCAACTCCGATTGTTCAAGCCTTAATGCAACGGCATCCGCTAGTTCGGCTTCTTCATACTCCACCAATGATGGTACAGCTTCAATTCATATTACAGGTGGAGCAAGTCCCTATCAAATCTTATGGTCTAATGGAAGCGTAGATACTTCTTTAAGCAATCTAACTACAGGTGTATATCAGGTTGTTGTGACAGATTCAAATGGATGTTCTGCTTCTGATTTAGTTTATGTTGGTGTTCAAGGCCTTTCTACCCCATCTTGCTTTGGAACGCAAACTCTCACATCAAACTCAGGAAACTTCACTGATGGAAGTGACACATCCAACTATCAAAACAATAGTTTCTGCTCATGGCATGTTAATCCATCCTCTAACAACAGCTCCATTATTTTCTCCATCAATCAACTAGATCTCGCATTAGGTGACACACTATTCATTTACAATGGAAGTAGCACAAACTCACTACCTGTAGCATCCTTAGTTAGCGGGAGCATCACCTCATCTGTTTCAACCGCAAGCGAAGCTTATATTCTATTCAAATCGAACGACACAATCACTTCAAGAGGTTGGGATATCAGTTATCAAGCAAGAGCATTGTCCTCTGGGCCAGGCATCAATCTTTATGAGTATTGGTTTGATGATAATCAAATCTCTAGAATACGAACATACACAAGCCCTAAGCAAAATCTACTCATTGATAGAAATATCAACACATCTCAGCTTTCTGCAGGAGTTCACACGGTGCATTTTCGATTTCAATATTTAGATCAAACATGGTCCTCTGTTTACAGTGAATACTTTATAAAACGACCTGTTCAAACTGATGAAAATAAAAGAATTACGAGATTTGAGTATTGGTTTGACGACGATGCTCAAAATAGAAAAACCCTCTATAGATCATTAAACCAATCTTGGACAATTAATGATATTCCCACAGAAAGCCTGACCTTAGGTGTACATGTCCTACATGCCAGGTCTCAGGATAACAGTGGAAGGTGGAGTAGTGTAATAAGTCAACACTTCATTAAGAATCAAATAGACCACGCCTCCACCAACTTGATGACGATGTATCGATATTGGTTTAACAATGACACTATCACCATAAAATCGGTACAACTCAGCCCACCAAGCACAATACTAAACCTTAGCACCACACTTGATCTATCTTCCCTACCAATAGGAAGCAATGTACTTCATCTTCAATCAAAGGATAGTACGGGGAAGTGGAGTTCTATTCTATCGGATACAATTAACAAGCTACCTAACCCCGTTGCCGACTTTAGCTTCACCAATCCAGACTGTACAAGTAAATCAGTGATTTTCACAAACCTGAGTACTGAGTCTACTGATTATGTGTGGCAATTTGGAGATGGTCAAAGTGATACAGCCACATCTCCAACTCACATATACGCTCTCCCTGGAAGGTACACCGTTACCTTAAGGTCACTTTATCAACCTTATGGAGTTGACAGCTTGATTAGCAAAGTGATAACGGTGGGTGCAAACACCTTTGATACTTTAACCGTATCATCGTGTGATTCCTTCACTTCACCAATCAGCCTACTTACATATACGAGCAGTGGATTTTACTCTGATACCCTATCTAATCAATATCAATGCGATAGTATTGTAACGACAGACCTAACCATTCATCAAACAAAATCCTATAATGACACCGCAATTTCATGCGGTCCTTACACTTCTCCCACTGGATTAGTCTATTCTATTTCAGGCGATTATTCTGACACCCTATCTTCATTAAACACTTGTGATAGTGTTGTCTATACTCACTTGACTATTAACAACGCGGCGAACACTAGTCAAACAGTAAATGCGTGCGTGAGCTACACTTCTCCTTCTAACAAAATTTACACATCAAGTGGAACATATTCGGATACGTTGACGGCAAATTCAGGGTGTGATAGTATCATTCAAACCAATCTCACAATTTATTCTCGATCCTATTCATCATTGACGGTTAGCTCGTGCGATTCATTTATTTCGCCTATGGGAAATGTTTACGTTTCAAGCGGAAATTACTCTGATACACTTACTAACTCGGCTGGTTGTGATAGCGTGATTTCTATCAACTTAACAATTTCGCCTTCTGCTTTTGTGAGTTTGAATGACACCGCCTGTGAGCGATATGTGTCCCCAACGGGTAATGTTTATTTACAAAGTGGCTTGTACGTAGACACGATTGCCAGAACATCTGGTTGTGACAGCATTATTGAGACTAATTTGGTAATACTTCCAAAATCAACGGGTCAAATCCAAGTAACCTCTTGTAATCAATACATCTCTCCTCTAGGTAGGGTTCTCACTTCATCAGGAAATTATGTAGATACGCTTCACAATGCGAATGGTTGCGACAGTATTCTAAATATCTCCTTAACAATTGAAAAAATAGATACCTCGGTAACTCAAGCAGGCACCACATTATTGGCGAATCAAAGCGGGGCGAGCTATCAGTGGTTAGACTGTAACAATGGAATGACACCAATAATCGGGGAAGTAAATCAGCTATTCAAACCCACAAACAATGGATCATATGCAGTTAGCATTACTCGTGGAACTTGCATTGACACTTCCTCATGCCATGTAATCTCTGCGATTGGATTGCATGAAGGCGTGACATTAGGACCAGATCGAGTTTTCCCAAATCCAAGTAAAGGCGATTTTACCATTGAAATGAGATCACCAATTTCAGGAGTAGTAATTACTGTTTATGATGCCTCCGGCAAATTAATATCTACGAATCAGCATCCTAACGGTCAAATTTTTAATGTTATAATCAATGCACCTATTGGAGCATACATGATTAAAGTTGAAAGCTCAGAAACATTAAGAATTTTTCAGGTAGTCAAGAAGGATTAA
- a CDS encoding right-handed parallel beta-helix repeat-containing protein gives MKSLLIYFGLLSTFQVYSQRLISVESDSTSQFFTDLQTAYNAANSGDVIYLPGGATFYSLLIDKDITIIGAGYSMDSSSTTGITVVYSAVITQPNLDVHLEGIYFQTSVGVSGTNTTEVNISRCSVEYLNSWGAPNMSGLISETEIRGRSPIRSLYCGGALAVEKFSGVLANCVIYNTIGEIHGATVKNCVFLDSSSSQYTDVNNTVFSNNIFLTPCFDQKPVPYPRCSRGSNNQFINNLFIGSACFENTNYFSGNQFNVALASVFSNYPGNTYNPGNRYEINPSGPAANAGFNGTDIGITGGDFPWKPGGVPHNPHFNKIIIAGQTNADGTLPVEIRVKAQER, from the coding sequence ATGAAATCTCTCCTCATCTACTTTGGACTTCTATCTACTTTTCAAGTGTATTCTCAACGACTAATTAGTGTTGAAAGTGATAGTACCAGTCAGTTTTTCACTGATTTACAAACCGCGTACAATGCCGCTAATAGTGGTGATGTAATTTATTTACCTGGGGGTGCAACTTTTTACAGCCTATTAATAGATAAGGATATTACTATAATTGGAGCTGGATACTCAATGGATTCGTCTAGCACAACAGGAATAACTGTGGTTTATAGTGCGGTGATTACTCAACCCAATTTAGATGTTCACTTGGAAGGAATTTACTTTCAAACGAGTGTTGGAGTAAGTGGGACCAACACGACTGAAGTAAATATAAGCCGTTGCTCTGTTGAGTACTTGAATAGCTGGGGAGCGCCTAACATGAGTGGACTCATTTCAGAGACAGAAATTCGAGGAAGAAGTCCAATTAGATCGCTCTATTGCGGAGGAGCACTTGCTGTTGAGAAGTTTAGCGGAGTGCTGGCCAATTGTGTGATATATAATACTATTGGTGAAATTCACGGAGCAACAGTTAAGAACTGTGTCTTTTTAGACTCATCAAGTTCTCAATACACGGATGTCAACAACACCGTCTTTTCCAATAATATCTTTTTAACGCCGTGCTTTGATCAAAAGCCAGTTCCCTATCCTCGGTGTTCTCGCGGATCGAACAATCAGTTCATAAACAACCTCTTTATTGGAAGCGCTTGCTTTGAGAATACCAATTACTTCTCGGGCAACCAGTTTAACGTGGCCTTAGCTAGCGTTTTTAGCAATTACCCTGGAAACACTTACAACCCTGGCAATCGCTATGAAATAAATCCCTCTGGCCCAGCAGCTAATGCAGGATTTAATGGTACAGATATAGGCATCACGGGCGGCGACTTCCCTTGGAAACCCGGAGGAGTTCCTCATAATCCTCATTTCAATAAAATAATCATTGCAGGGCAAACAAATGCCGATGGAACACTACCTGTAGAGATTAGGGTGAAAGCTCAGGAACGATAA